The Aedes aegypti strain LVP_AGWG chromosome 3, AaegL5.0 Primary Assembly, whole genome shotgun sequence genome contains a region encoding:
- the LOC5578638 gene encoding cuticle protein 5, with translation MKAFVLGSVLLVASVCSGSYIPRDTPEVAAAKAAHFAAHAAAGIGLGGHHWNHHEASIQKWHGPIHIPKIYKGVPVETPEVQHAKAFHAAAYAKVAGYAQHDDHYDGHHDAHHVPVHHEGGAWHGPIHIPKIHNGVPVETPEVQHAKAFHLNALANAGAQSYGPSSWAEHGQGHEDDGSYKPHLYESEQY, from the exons ATGAAGGCCTTT GTGTTGGGATCAGTGCTGCTGGTGGCTTCGGTATGCTCCGGATCGTATATTCCTCGCGATACTCCTGAAGTGGCCGCTGCCAAGGCTGCTCACTTTGCGGCTCATGCTGCTGCCGGAATCGGTTTAGGCGGCCATCACTGGAATCATCACGAAGCCTCTATTCAGAAGTGGCACGGACCGATCCACATTCCCAAGATCTACAAGGGCGTCCCAGTCGAAACCCCCGAAGTTCAGCATGCCAAGGCATTCCACGCTGCCGCTTATGCCAAGGTCGCCGGATACGCTCAGCACGATGACCATTATGATGGACATCATGACGCCCATCATGTCCCAGTTCATCATGAAGGCGGAGCCTGGCACGGACCCATCCATATCCCAAAGATCCACAATGGAGTCCCAGTGGAAACCCCTGAAGTCCAGCATGCCAAGGCTTTCCACTTGAACGCTCTGGCCAACGCTGGTGCTCAATCCTACGGACCTTCCTCTTGGGCCGAACACGGTCAAGGACACGAAGATGATGGCTCCTACAAACCCCATTTGTATGAGTCCGAACAGTACTAA